In Candidatus Cloacimonadota bacterium, the following proteins share a genomic window:
- a CDS encoding (2Fe-2S)-binding protein — protein MKVNFEVNDKKYKLEVDDAKRLLDILRDDLGLTGTKEGCGIGECGACTVIMNGDAVNSCLVLAAQINGAKIETVENLEKDDILDNLQQSFVENGAIQCGFCTPGMLMSAKALLDKNPHPTEEEIKEALEGNLCRCTGYIPIIKSVKKAAEKSDEY, from the coding sequence ATAAAAGTAAACTTTGAAGTAAATGATAAAAAATACAAATTGGAAGTGGATGATGCAAAACGTCTTCTGGATATTTTGCGGGACGATCTCGGTTTGACCGGAACAAAGGAAGGTTGTGGAATAGGAGAATGCGGAGCCTGCACTGTAATAATGAATGGAGATGCCGTGAATTCCTGTCTCGTTTTAGCAGCTCAGATTAATGGTGCAAAAATCGAAACTGTGGAAAACTTGGAAAAAGATGATATTCTAGACAATCTGCAGCAATCATTTGTGGAAAATGGTGCTATCCAATGCGGGTTCTGCACGCCGGGAATGTTGATGAGTGCAAAAGCTCTTCTGGATAAGAATCCCCATCCAACTGAAGAGGAAATTAAAGAAGCTTTGGAAGGAAATCTTTGCCGATGTACAGGTTACATCCCCATTATAAAATCCGTCAAAAAAGCTGCTGAAAAAAGTGATGAGTATTAA
- a CDS encoding molybdopterin-dependent oxidoreductase yields MKSNNKAKDFKLIGKRVKRVDAYEKVTGKAIYGDDIKLNKMLYAAVRYTDIPCGKITNIDLKNAERIKGVKSIATYDDIPGQKRLGAIRADHYPLVNDEVFYSGDVIAAVAAETKEAAQEAVDQIRVDYQQMEGIFDPREAFKKEARLIHPEYKSNIMVHYPLRKGKVENGFENSDHIIERTYRTGFHEHAYIEPESITVEPDPMCKGYKVYGSIQNPFTTRKVVALCMGVDLNQVNVIGSTLGGSFGGKDDVVNYMACRCAILAKKTGRPVKLTYSREDSIKESYKRHPYYMNYKAGFDKDGKLKAMKINIIADCGAYSSQTFFVTWRSVVQATGPYEIDNVETDIYGVYTNNTYTAAFRGFGSPQVIFAQESLMDEIASICNISPFEIRKINGYKQNSITASGQKLAEHKVSLQEVMKTATKKSDYQNKIAEFRKLNSENSRFKYGIGLSCSFRGCALGAEGTDATSAIVSVQADGSVYLLTGLNENGQGMRTTFCQIAAEVLGVNTDRVVFVQPQTSTITDGGPTVASRGTIAGGNATIIAAEELKQRIFEVLKTELKAENIDETIWQEGKIINKHDPEIFLDFNTAVEKAYLAGVNLSAYGWWKSPNVSWHEETGQGNAYFTYVYGCHVAQIKLDSSTGKIEVLNITAAHDVGKVINRIGAEGQVTGGVTQGFGYAVLEDYNIQNGEVKSANFDEYLIPTIKDIKNIDLILIENEDPAGPFGAKSLGEPTLELTSAAINNAYFFINKEHSYELPLTLEKVFLNKQLKKPARQSELAIAESCHIHQTKKQSPRIANVSSVTPSSLYEALSLLENDNYEILAGGTDVVIGLRMKSGNHKLMNIFDLKELKGIEVENEKIKIKSGTTFSEILESNIIKTNFPLLIEACSKIGSKQIRNRGTIGGNLANAAPCADSFPPLLVYNAVFSLQSKTKKRVVKAQDFITRNYQTVLKPDEILTEIIIPFPNKKYYVSYFQLGRRNAMNITRLSGAAMISFQNGKVADCRFVTGSLFSKPKRISEVEEFLKGKVLNDETIDNALKPLSDLIEKEIGMRWSSEYKKPVFLNIARDLLLEIREKRNAK; encoded by the coding sequence ATGAAATCTAATAATAAAGCAAAAGATTTTAAATTGATCGGAAAGCGTGTAAAAAGAGTTGATGCGTACGAAAAAGTTACAGGAAAAGCTATTTACGGCGACGATATCAAGCTGAATAAAATGCTTTACGCAGCAGTCCGCTACACCGATATTCCCTGCGGAAAGATCACGAATATCGACCTGAAAAATGCTGAGAGAATTAAAGGGGTCAAATCGATCGCTACTTATGATGATATTCCTGGTCAGAAACGATTGGGAGCTATTCGAGCAGATCACTATCCGCTGGTGAATGATGAGGTTTTTTACAGCGGAGATGTGATAGCTGCTGTAGCTGCCGAAACCAAAGAAGCTGCTCAGGAAGCTGTCGATCAGATCCGGGTAGATTATCAGCAGATGGAAGGAATTTTCGATCCCCGGGAAGCTTTCAAAAAAGAAGCGAGACTTATCCACCCCGAATATAAAAGCAATATTATGGTGCATTATCCGCTAAGAAAAGGAAAGGTAGAAAACGGGTTTGAAAATTCCGATCATATTATCGAAAGAACCTACCGCACCGGTTTTCATGAACATGCCTACATCGAGCCCGAATCGATAACTGTAGAGCCGGATCCAATGTGCAAAGGCTACAAAGTTTACGGTTCCATTCAAAATCCATTTACCACCAGAAAAGTTGTAGCTCTGTGCATGGGAGTAGATCTGAATCAGGTAAATGTGATCGGTTCTACTCTCGGCGGATCTTTCGGTGGAAAAGACGATGTGGTAAATTATATGGCTTGTCGTTGTGCCATCCTGGCAAAAAAAACCGGCAGACCAGTCAAACTGACTTACAGCCGGGAAGATTCCATCAAAGAAAGTTACAAACGTCATCCCTATTACATGAATTATAAAGCAGGATTTGATAAAGACGGAAAATTGAAAGCAATGAAGATAAATATCATTGCAGATTGCGGAGCATATTCTTCTCAAACATTTTTCGTTACCTGGCGTTCTGTGGTGCAGGCTACAGGACCGTATGAAATTGACAATGTGGAAACTGATATTTATGGAGTTTACACAAACAACACTTACACAGCAGCTTTTCGTGGTTTCGGTTCTCCACAGGTCATTTTTGCTCAAGAATCTCTGATGGATGAAATCGCATCAATTTGCAATATCTCACCTTTTGAAATTAGAAAAATAAATGGCTATAAACAGAACAGTATTACAGCCAGCGGACAAAAACTTGCAGAACACAAAGTTTCGCTGCAGGAAGTCATGAAAACAGCGACGAAAAAATCTGATTATCAAAATAAAATTGCTGAATTTAGGAAGTTAAATTCTGAAAATTCCCGCTTTAAATATGGAATCGGACTTTCCTGTAGTTTCAGAGGTTGTGCCCTGGGTGCCGAAGGAACAGATGCAACTTCGGCTATTGTTTCCGTTCAAGCTGATGGTAGTGTTTATCTTCTTACCGGTTTGAATGAAAATGGACAGGGAATGCGCACAACTTTTTGCCAGATCGCAGCAGAAGTTTTGGGAGTTAATACCGATCGCGTTGTATTTGTTCAACCTCAAACTTCCACGATAACCGATGGCGGACCAACCGTAGCTTCACGCGGAACAATCGCAGGTGGAAACGCCACAATTATCGCTGCTGAAGAATTGAAACAGAGAATATTTGAAGTTTTGAAAACAGAGTTAAAAGCTGAAAATATTGATGAGACAATCTGGCAGGAAGGAAAAATAATTAATAAACACGATCCTGAAATATTTTTAGATTTTAATACAGCCGTGGAAAAGGCGTATCTGGCTGGAGTAAATCTTTCAGCTTATGGCTGGTGGAAATCTCCAAACGTAAGCTGGCATGAAGAAACAGGACAGGGAAATGCTTATTTTACTTATGTTTACGGCTGTCATGTTGCACAAATAAAATTGGATTCAAGCACAGGGAAAATTGAAGTTCTTAATATCACTGCTGCTCATGATGTGGGAAAAGTTATCAATAGAATTGGTGCGGAAGGACAAGTTACAGGTGGCGTAACACAGGGATTTGGTTATGCAGTTTTAGAAGATTACAACATTCAAAATGGAGAAGTAAAATCTGCCAATTTTGATGAATATCTGATCCCGACAATTAAAGATATAAAAAATATCGATCTGATCCTGATAGAAAATGAAGATCCAGCCGGTCCGTTTGGTGCAAAAAGCCTGGGAGAACCTACTTTGGAGTTAACGTCGGCCGCTATCAATAACGCCTATTTTTTCATCAACAAAGAACACTCCTACGAGCTTCCGTTAACACTGGAAAAAGTATTCCTGAACAAACAACTGAAAAAGCCTGCGCGGCAAAGTGAACTGGCAATTGCCGAATCCTGCCATATTCATCAAACCAAAAAGCAATCTCCCAGAATTGCGAATGTAAGTTCTGTGACGCCAAGCTCGCTATATGAAGCTCTCAGTTTGCTAGAGAACGATAATTATGAAATCCTGGCAGGTGGAACTGATGTCGTTATCGGATTGCGTATGAAATCGGGAAATCATAAACTGATGAATATTTTTGACCTCAAAGAACTGAAAGGTATCGAAGTGGAAAATGAAAAGATCAAAATAAAATCTGGCACTACATTTTCAGAAATTCTAGAAAGTAATATCATCAAAACTAATTTTCCGCTATTGATAGAAGCTTGTTCAAAAATTGGCTCGAAGCAGATTCGAAATCGGGGAACTATCGGCGGCAACCTTGCAAATGCCGCTCCCTGCGCAGATTCCTTTCCTCCACTTCTTGTTTATAATGCCGTCTTCTCTCTACAATCTAAAACCAAAAAACGAGTTGTGAAAGCTCAAGATTTCATTACACGAAATTATCAAACTGTTCTAAAACCGGATGAAATTCTAACCGAGATAATTATACCGTTTCCGAATAAAAAATATTATGTCAGCTATTTTCAGTTGGGAAGGCGAAATGCCATGAACATTACCAGATTGAGCGGTGCTGCAATGATCTCGTTCCAAAACGGTAAAGTGGCTGATTGCAGATTTGTTACCGGATCACTTTTCAGCAAACCAAAAAGGATTTCTGAAGTTGAAGAATTTCTGAAAGGAAAAGTGTTGAATGACGAAACAATTGATAATGCCTTAAAACCATTGTCAGATTTGATCGAAAAAGAGATCGGAATGCGCTGGTCTTCAGAATACAAAAAACCGGTATTTCTTAATATTGCCAGAGATCTGCTGCTGGAAATCAGAGAAAAGAGGAATGCAAAATGA